In Candidatus Methylomirabilota bacterium, one genomic interval encodes:
- the ispE gene encoding 4-(cytidine 5'-diphospho)-2-C-methyl-D-erythritol kinase — translation MKQVTLASPSKVNLFLEVLGRRDDGYHEICSIVVLTELCDTIILERRTSGITIRARDPKVPPGPDNLCYRAADLLLRYSGVHGGVSIRIEKHIPIAGGMGGGSSNAAATLWGLNLLYDLGWPREELTCLGSELGSDVPLFFCRGAAFVRGRGERVEELVALTPRWLVIANPGMEISTASVYRRLRLPLTSEEAGFIMRDLVESGQEEAALSHCFNRLEDVVLEAYPPVANLKQRLLLLGASPVLVSGSGPTVFGIMREAEMAKRVASSLVENGIAAVACRTLERNPLFASEQ, via the coding sequence TGGGCGGCGTGACGATGGGTACCACGAGATCTGCTCGATCGTGGTGCTGACCGAGCTGTGCGATACCATCATCCTGGAACGCCGCACGAGCGGGATTACGATCCGGGCCAGAGATCCCAAAGTTCCGCCCGGGCCTGATAATCTGTGTTATCGGGCGGCCGATCTGCTGCTGCGATACAGTGGTGTACACGGCGGGGTGAGCATTCGGATCGAGAAGCATATCCCTATTGCCGGAGGGATGGGAGGGGGATCGAGTAACGCCGCGGCGACCCTGTGGGGGCTGAACCTGTTGTACGACCTCGGGTGGCCTCGCGAGGAGTTGACATGCCTCGGGTCTGAGTTGGGTTCCGATGTCCCCCTTTTTTTTTGTCGGGGGGCTGCCTTTGTACGGGGGCGAGGGGAGCGGGTAGAAGAGCTGGTTGCGCTGACGCCACGATGGCTCGTGATTGCCAATCCCGGAATGGAAATCTCTACGGCGTCAGTCTACCGTCGGCTGCGATTACCGTTGACATCCGAGGAAGCCGGGTTTATAATGCGAGATTTGGTTGAGTCCGGCCAGGAAGAGGCTGCGCTTTCGCACTGCTTCAACCGGCTGGAAGATGTGGTGCTCGAGGCCTATCCGCCAGTCGCTAACCTCAAACAACGGTTATTGCTGTTGGGCGCAAGCCCGGTCTTGGTCAGCGGGAGCGGGCCAACTGTCTTTGGCATTATGCGAGAGGCCGAGATGGCCAAGCGGGTCGCGTCGAGTTTAGTCGAGAACGGAATTGCTGCGGTTGCCTGCCGCACCTTGGAGAGGAACCCTCTGTTCGCGTCGGAGCAGTAG